A genomic region of Phragmites australis chromosome 2, lpPhrAust1.1, whole genome shotgun sequence contains the following coding sequences:
- the LOC133909575 gene encoding cytokinin dehydrogenase 4, producing the protein MKPSLVHCFKLLLLLALGGVTMHVPDADVLSSLGALRLDGHFSFHDASAMARDFGNRCSLLPAAVLHPGSVSDIATTVRHVFLLGENSPLTVAARGHGHSLMGQSQTAGGIVVRMESLRGDRMQVHDGTSPFVDAPGGELWINVLRETLKFGLAPKSWTDYLHLTVGGTLSNAGVSGQTFRHGPQVSNVNQLEIVTGRGDVLTCSPEENSDLFYAALGGLGQFGIIARARIALEPAPKMVRWIRVIYSDFASFTEDQEMLIMAENTFDYIEGFVIINRTGILNNWRTSFKPQDPVQANHFQSDGRVLYCLELTKNFNNDEADIMEHEVSALLSRLRYIRSTLFHTDVTYMEFLDRVHTSEVKLRAQGLWEVPHPWLNLLIPRSNIHKFAKEVFGKILKDSNNGPILLYPVNKSKWDNKTSVVIPDEEIFYLVGFLSSAPSLSGHGSVAHAMNLNNQILEFCEEADIGMKQYLAPYSTQQQWKAHFGARWETFERRKHKYDPLAIVAPGQRIFPKASLPLSL; encoded by the exons ATGAAGCCATCACTGGTGCACTGCTTCAAGCTGCTCCTGCTGCTTGCACTCGGCGGGGTGACCATGCACGTGCCCGACGCGGACGTGCTCTCCTCCCTCGGGGCGCTGCGCCTCGACGGCCATTTCAGCTTCCATGATGCCTCGGCCATGGCGCGGGACTTTGGCAACCGGTGCAGCTTGCTGCCGGCCGCCGTGCTCCACCCTGGCTCGGTGTCCGATATTGCCACGACCGTGAGGCACGTGTTCTTGCTGGGCGAGAACTCACCGCTCACCGTCGCGGCGCGGGGGCACGGGCACTCACTCATGGGTCAGTCCCAGACTGCCGGGGGCATCGTCGTCCGGATGGAATCACTCCGGGGTGACAGGATGCAGGTGCACGACGGCACTTCGCCGTTTGTCGACGCACCCGGAGGAGAGCTATGGATCAACGTACTCCGGGAGACGTTGAAGTTCGGCCTGGCGCCCAAGTCGTGGACCGACTATCTCCACCTCACAGTCGGTGGCACGTTGTCAAATGCAGGGGTCAGCGGGCAGACGTTCCGGCATGGACCGCAGGTCAGCAATGTCAATCAACTGGAGATTGTGACAG GAAGGGGAGATGTTCTCACCTGCTCACCCGAGGAGAACTCAGATCTCTTCTATGCTGCCCTTGGCGGTCTGGGTCAGTTCGGGATCATCGCCAGAGCAAGGATTGCTCTTGAGCCTGCTCCAAAGATG GTGAGGTGGATAAGAGTTATTTACTCGGACTTTGCAAGCTTCACCGAGGACCAGGAGATGCTGATTATGGCAGAGAACACCTTTGACTACATTGAAGGTTTTGTCATCATAAACAGGACAGGCATCCTGAACAATTGGAGGACATCGTTCAAGCCGCAGGACCCAGTCCAAGCAAACCATTTTCAGTCGGATGGAAGAGTTCTATACTGCCTCGAGCTAACAAAGAACTTCAACAATGATGAGGCTGATATCATGGAACAT GAAGTTAGTGCACTTCTATCACGGCTTAGATACATTCGGTCTACTCTATTCCACACCGATGTCACATACATGGAATTCTTGGATAGGGTGCACACTTCTGAGGTGAAGCTGAGGGCACAAGGCCTCTGGGAAGTCCCACACCCATGGTTGAATCTCCTAATCCCTAGGAGCAATATCCACAAATTTGCAAAGGAAGTCTTTGGCAAGATCCTGAAAGACAGCAACAATGGTCCCATACTGCTTTACCCAGTGAACAAATCAAA GTGGGACAACAAAACGTCGGTAGTCATACCAGATGAGGAAATTTTCTACCTGGTGGGGTTCCTATCTTCAGCACCGTCTCTCTCAGGTCACGGCAGCGTCGCACATGCAATGAACCTGAACAACCAAATATTAGAGTTTTGTGAAGAGGCCGATATTGGGATGAAACAGTATCTAGCACCATACAGCACGCAGCAGCAGTGGAAAGCCCACTTTGGAGCAAGGTGGGAGACATTTGAACGGAGGAAACACAAGTATGATCCCCTAGCCATCGTAGCACCAGGACAGAGAATATTCCCAAAGGCGTCACTGCCGTTGTCCTTGTAG